TACGTTCACGcttaaaaagaacaaatttatcTTCAGCCAAgtcaaacaaagaaaaaaattttttattttcttaaagtaATAGTCCGTGAAATAATTGTTAGGTAACCTATGATACTCTTGTAGCGCATTTAACTGTAAAGAACTGTGAAAACAATGATAATCGTATTCTGTATAAGATAAAAGTTGTAGGGTTTTAAAGCGTTAAAGTCATTTGCACATTAGAAGTGTTCAAAACTCTGCATTGATAATTCTACGTTAGAACAAAGAGTTCAAGAGAATAGTATTCATACGGTTTTGTATTATGAAAAGAGATGGATTTATTACAATGCTTTCATGTGTTTATAAAGAATTCCAAAACTACTACCTGTTGTATTATAAACGTATgtcatatattaaaaatatgaaactattCGTTATTGAGTAAGTTAAATACACTTATTTATCTTAGATAAAGATTTTAGTAAGATTTAAAACTCTCCCGAAAAATGGTTCATGTACGATATTTAgcaacttaaaaaaaaaattaaaattatgattttttagcaaaaaataataaacaattttaagtttttttaTCAGTCGAAACATTGGTAATTTCTGCAAACCAGATACAAgagtggaaaaatatttttttgacgCATCGTACGGTCTTGCGCGTCATGTCTTACAGATTCAAAACGCAACGAAATTTCTACTAGTATCATAGATAGATAAACTCATACTGACTGTGTTAGTTTGAATTCTACTACacaagaatttttctatctttagAGATTTAATCTTCTTTGTTTTACAGTATGAAATAAGTATTTTTGCTTAATAAAGCGATTAAAGGCAAGGGACAAATTGTTGTGAGGAATATTAAGTAATTGTTCgcgtatttaaaatttgtatgattgagaacgtataaaatattgagtgaaaagaaaatggattCATCATGTTCTGAACGAGATCCTTCTATCATTTCCAATGTCACAAGCTCAGGAACTCCCTCCAAACGTTATAAACATGATCGGTCGTTGCAAAGCAGCTCAACTTCATTTCCGTCAATAAATGACGGTGAAAACGAGAATGACTCTTACAGTTTAATATCGTTTTTAAGACGTTTGGttcatcaaaaatatttcaattatttatacgcgGATGCAGGCGTCGTTTTAGCACTGTTCCATAGTCTTAATAATGCCGAGAAACTAACAATACTTCGCTTACAAGATTTATCGGATCTTGTTCGATGGGAACCTTTTATTATATGGCAGGGAGGTGACCGAAAATCAACAATAAAAGTTTTGAACCATCTTCGTAGCCTACGAATCGTTACAATTCATCAGCATGGGAGCACTAGCAGTGCGTCTGGTTCATTGCACAAAACTAACCCAACCCATTCAAATAACAATCCTTCATCTCCTTCATCCTCTGTCGTCAAATCTCAACAAAGAAATGCTCAAACCTGCTCTAATACTGGAGCTGCTATTTCAACTTGCAATTCATCTATTTCCGGGAATAACAAGCAAGTTAATATCGCGGATATTCGTTATCAACTTCATCCTGTATTTCAAAAAACATTAAAGGTTTTGTTGTGCAAAGGCCTTTCCTCAATACCTGTTACTCAAGGAAAGTTACCCAAGCATTTTCCTACCCGTGAAACCCTTCACTCGCATGCTATATCTCATTGGAACCATGTGAGTCTAAATGCTTGATTTATTACTCAAACCAATATAACAAAGTAACTAGTCTTAAGGATATGTTGCATCTTTAGCTCATTCAATGGTTGATTCAAATATCGTTACATCCTGATGTTTCTTTCGATGCTTCGTCATCTCCACCGGTCTTGCTTAACAAAGATCTGTTAACTGTTTTAAAGCGTCTAAATCTTTGTGATGTTGATGTTGCACTTGAAAACATAAATGTGTAAGCACGAGTTCCacaacgaataatatttttatccatccATATGTCAAAATGATTCACTTTAATCTTAGGCACATATCGAATAATGTGCAAACAAACGAATCACAGCATAACAAGTCGTTTCAATGGCTTCTTAACGATCGTCGACAGCAAGTTTTGTCTCTGTGTACTGAATATGTAAAAGCTTTACACTATGGTCTTTTCACTTCAACTGACATGGATACGTCAGTATCAACGAATAGACAGCAAGATTCACCAGGTATCCCTTCTATTTTAACAACACAAACGCCACcttctttttcaaatgaacTGGCATCTCGTCAAACACTTGAAGTTTTATGCCTTCTTTTTACCTTATCTGATGTAGCTATAGGTCAAGTAAGTTATGTTAtgaatggaattaatttctttttaaatactttaaataaagaaaaaaaaaattattgttcttgttgtatttttttataaagccTTGTTCGCTCGGTATATTGACCGTTTCCCAAAAACGATTTATAGAATTTGCTCAAAGTATTGGATTAGTATggctatataaaaatataggttCCAAGCATTTTTTTCCGACACCCTTAGCAAAACTTTTACAAACATCTTCATGTAAGGCGTTTGGCTTCAAAAATGAACCACCATTATTTTTGTCTgctattacatttttattagctTTCTCTTTTCATATCTTATCCAGTGTATCAAATTTGACTGCTTTTTTACGCCCTCTTAACAAAATTGATTCCGAAAAAGCTTCTGACACATCTTCTTATCCTTTCAACACTCCAGATCATTGTCTATCTATTCCTTCAGAGTTGTATCACAGTGCTTACAGTGAATTTTTTGCacaggaagaaaaaaaaagcggaGGTAAGGAAAAAGGCTACTTTGacagtatttttattgaaaaaaacaaatactcAACATAGGTACACTGCatcttattatattaaaactttTACTTCTTATAACATACCAATACAAATACttaaagtttcatgaaaacaatgaattttttggTAGTCTctaatattgaaattctttccCGTACAGAACAAATAAATCAACAATCTCGAGTGGACGAATATGGAATTATTGTCGaatctaattttaaaatttatacatatgcacCTTCAACCTCGTTCCTACCTATTTTAATTggtaacatttttgtttaaaataaactattagGCTATGTTCATTCTAACGACTGTTGTAGGACAACTGTCTGAAGTTCAAATGATCATGCCAAACATGATTGTTTCAACGGTTTCTAGAAACAGCATAATGAAAGCTTTGAAAGAAGGCGTTAATGCAGagcaaattattaatttctttgcaacCCATGCGCATCCCTCAATTTATTCAAACGCTTATTCTAgtggtactttttttttgttttgttatttcaaTAAGTATATGTGTCTTATAGGAAAACCTTTGGTTCCTAGCAATGTTTCTTGTCAAATTCGAATTTGGGAAAGTGAACGTCGCCGTGTTCGCATGACTCCTGCTTGCTTATTCGAATTTTCTAAAGATAGTGATCTTGACATTTTTTCATTAGCTGTAAACCGCGCTCGTAGTGGCTGGTTACTTATGAATTCTGAAACTCCTTCATCATCAAACGTGTTATCTAAAGCGGttcgttttatatattcttaaaacaaaGACATAATGTTATGTATCATcatgtttcaaatttaacaGTTTCGTACATGGAAAGAAGaacttttagaaaaaaaaaattctcctaCAAAAACACATAACAAAAACTTATCCTGGCCTCCTGTATTAGCTATACATAAGCAGTATAAAGAAAATCTTATTCAATATATTCGAAATGCAACGGGTATTTTTCATCACCAaacaaacgtttaattaataaacagcTCCGTGTAAATAGTCTTTGACAACATTCTACGGGTTGTATTTGTCTATAGATTCTTGTAGTAGCTTAATGTTTTCGTCCATTGAATCAACAATTGCTAGCATAGAAAAAAGGGTGTAaagattattttctgtttcctGAAAAACTTGATCGACATGACATGATGGCACTGGGGTTGTTTCTGTGTTTCTacgagaaaaatttaaaaaacgagtGACACATTTACCAATGAGGTGAAGTCTTACAGTAAAGTACAATGATCCATGTGAAGACTTGAGGATAAATCTTGATCGTAGATCTCATTCCCTTTTTTTGTCTTGTCAAATccagaacaattttttttatcaatttctaacgaaaattgtagttttcttgttttattcgaaacatacTCACTATGTTTACGTTTTTTTCTCACCATAAACGCACTACAAAATCaaacgtattaaaaaaaatttgtttcattaagTAGGAAGTTGAAAATAATCCAATAAGTGGATTGTGTGACTGCCTAAAAACTTATCACAGCTGGTGAATAGGTAACCTTCATGTGAGCTCAATTTAtagggaatttttttttgtaactaaGCACTGAATGTTTTTTCTTAAGCGTGTATCTACGGGAAAGATTATTGTGCAATAgcttgtttaattattatttacgatgtctaaaaaaaaattatacaagaaaaatagaCGGGTGTCAAACAAACGACATAATTATCATACCCGATAATAGGTTTTCAAACACTTCATGAAACACaatagttatattttatacatttcttctTGTGCAACAAAACTCGCTACAGTTAGTTGTTTTACGACATCGTTGAGGAAATGCGGCAAGTATCTGtatgataaaaatttcttttatcgtttCAACGATATCGATATACCAAACCTCTAGCATACAAATAGTAATTTGAaactctttaaatattttaattttttataaaatatttgtattacgcatttaatttgttttgaGTACTCAGAAAGAGAACACTGAAAATACAACGGCTTCGTTGCCTTACCAGTGATGTCTAGTCCGCatgaaattaatggaaaaattgatggatcggttttaaaaaattgtatatcaaAACAGGAGACATGTCCTTGTTTGGGTTCAATCCCAGGATTTTTTTGGGTGGACGACAAGACAATTGGAGCTTCTCAGGGGTTTACTTTTGCCTACATTGAAAAAACATCGACACCGTCTacagttaaaattattattttttcgtaTAACATAGGTAAAAAACATGagattattcattttaaaaaaacacgctttttttctttgtatattttgtagatGGGCATTTCGATTGTAGAAAAGCTATGAAATGGGTAGAATATTTATCtagaaaacgtaaaattgaaagtgaaaatacaCAACTTGAGTATAACGTTCCAAATTGTACTTTTTACgtacaagaaaaatgtttgaaaactaTCTGTAGTATAAAACCTCTTATGAAAGATGATATCTTCTTGTCCATTGTGAAGGGCtacaataacaaaattgatgAAGAAACtcagaatacattttttaatttctacaaagttgataattgtattaatttgcTGACAATTGCTCCCTCTTCTGTTTTGTTAACTTTACGTTTAAGATATTTCGCAAGTCCAAAGCCTTTAGTTTACACATTTGCAGGATCTGTTCTTTTATGCATCAATCCTTTTTCTCAAGAGCcatataattttaatgcagctcaaatttttaaaaacgaaacgacTAACATTTTCGAACTTCCTCCTCATCCCTTTACAATATCAGAGAAGTGTTTCCGTCGTCTTTGTGTCAATAGTGTAAAGCAAACCATTATAATTTCCGGGGATTCGGGAGCAGGAAAAACAGAAACTGCTAAACTACTTATGAATTATCTTGCAgcaagaaattatatttgttctGCAGATCCAAACGAGGACATATATACCTGTCATGATGAAATTTACCAAAAGCTTAGCCGAATGAATCCAATTTTGGAGTGTTTCGGAAACGCAGTTACATGTCGTAACAATAATAGCAGTCGTTTTGGAAGActgaataaactttattttagaaatggCATATTGAAAGGGTCTGGAGTTAAAACATACCTTTTAGAGCGTTCTCGCATAACACACCCGGATAATGACGAAAggaattttcacattttttatgCTCTATTAAaaggtattttaattttatttttggtgtCTCATTACTTTCGTCCAAGGAGGAGATCAGACGTTACTGCGGGACCTAGGTCTCACAAGCGATGGAAAAGTGTATAATATACTACCAAATTTTAATGGAGTGACCTACGGAATTTCTTGTATAAACGATTTTTAGCGATTGTaattaaaacatgttttatcAGCTTTAGATGATACTGACAAAAATAACTTTAATCTATTGGAGAAATCGTTACTTGCGCACGACTTTACCTCTTGTGAAATTATTGATATATATCGCATTGTGGCTGGCATTTTACATTTAAGTCGACTTACCCAATCTGATTTGGAGActtttgaaatgttaaaagaaaacggtatgtttttaaatttctttcgaagcCTTAGCAAACATTTTTCCAGATGTAATGAACATTGCAACTACTGTCTTAGGAATTCCATTAAACGATTTTGCTTCCCTTATATGTACCAGGTCATTGCAATAGTTGCGAAATAAAGGTGTGATACATTCTCCCGtatacagaaaaatatgtCGAGGAGGAGATATGACTCCTCGTCCGCTATGTGCTCGAGTAGCCATGACGCGTACAATTATGCGTTGGTTGTACTATAAGTTGTTCGAAGATATTATTGTGAAAAAACTTAACGCCATTACTCCTCAGGAAAATCAACACATATCAAGTACTCAAACCTAAAtagttataaatgtttatggTGCAGTAGTTTTAGATATTTACGGGTTTGAATGTATGccaaataattcattcgaacAACTGCTTATAAACCTAGCTAATGAAAagttacaacaattttttgttcatcATGTGAGAATTTTCGTcaacgatttttgtttcattaaaagaataattttacaacGCTGATAGCTAATTGTCGCTGAGCAAGAAAAGTATTGTGATGAACAAATCAATTGGAAACCTATTAAAGTAAAAACTGGAAACAAAGTGATTCAATGCATCACAGGTACTTTAAAAGTTTACAAACTTAACAAAGgctgtaattaattaactttttttaggAAAAGGCGTTCCAGCTGTGCTACCGTATTTAGTTGATGTCGGTCGCCTTGCATCAAGTGATTTGACAGAAGCTGAAAAATCTcatgaattacttttttataaaaaattaggGGTAgatgcatttttaatttaatttttcatgcaagtttttttttccttacaGACAGTTCACGAAGCACACAAGGATATATGTTTTTTAGATTCTACAGGAAAAACTGGTGATATGGTacttcaaaaagaaatatttttaataaaagtatttcacgttttctttccttctttttctagTATTTTTCGATACATCATTTTGCGGGAACCGTCACATATGATGTCAACGGTTGGTTACTCAAGGATAATGACAAAGTAATGGTCAACATCTTAATAtagtattttgaaatttttctgttcCAGGTAGATCCTGAAGTCTACAAATGTATGATGAAATCTAATAATACTCATGTTCGCCACTTTGCTTCCCTCTCACAAGAGAAGGAAACGGGATTCGGACGCTTCACTCCTATCTCACAACGGTGCaaagcatttaaaaatttatgttttgatataatttatttaacattaatagGTTTGTCAGCGATGTTGACCGATTGTTACTCGATATGTCAAAAACTGatatatcttttattcgttgcttTTCTCCCaatgagaaacaaaaatcgcaTTGTTTTGACGGTTCCTATGTACTACGACAAGTACTAGACTTTtgttaaattgaaacgaaatgatttttttttcaaattgtgtCTAGATGGAACAAAGCGGAACAATAGAGTTACTTCACGTGTGTCAGTCTGGATACTCTTTCCACCATCATTATACAACTCTTCACCGACCTTTCCAAAACTTACTTTGGCATGTGTTATTCTCAAAGACATCTCATACATgtgaaaattttccattattaaacTCTGCAAAACATTTAGGTAACCAAtcttttgtataaatgattcttttttttatttctgcagTTAATACGTtcttgtatgtatttattcctGAGCAACGTGATTTATGGGAAATGGGGCTCTCAATGCTTTTTGCTCGCCACCCATTAAGCGAAAATTTATCTCAACTTATCCATGTTAACATATCGTCACATCCTCACgctgaaaaaattctttcaaattttcaatggagAACACCGTCATACACTAGCTTTCTTGAAATATATCACTCCTTAGCGTTAa
The Hylaeus volcanicus isolate JK05 unplaced genomic scaffold, UHH_iyHylVolc1.0_haploid 12221, whole genome shotgun sequence DNA segment above includes these coding regions:
- the LOC128883405 gene encoding uncharacterized protein LOC128883405 isoform X2 codes for the protein MSSPHEINGKIDGSVLKNCISKQETCPCLGSIPGFFWVDDKTIGASQGFTFAYIEKTSTPSTVKIIIFSYNIDGHFDCRKAMKWVEYLSRKRKIESENTQLEYNVPNCTFYVQEKCLKTICSIKPLMKDDIFLSIVKGYNNKIDEETQNTFFNFYKVDNCINLLTIAPSSVLLTLRLRYFASPKPLVYTFAGSVLLCINPFSQEPYNFNAAQIFKNETTNIFELPPHPFTISEKCFRRLCVNSVKQTIIISGDSGAGKTETAKLLMNYLAARNYICSADPNEDIYTCHDEIYQKLSRMNPILECFGNAVTCRNNNSSRFGRLNKLYFRNGILKGSGVKTYLLERSRITHPDNDERNFHIFYALLKGGDQTLLRDLGLTSDGKVYNILPNFNGVTYGISSLDDTDKNNFNLLEKSLLAHDFTSCEIIDIYRIVAGILHLSRLTQSDLETFEMLKENDVMNIATTVLGIPLNDFASLICTRKICRGGDMTPRPLCARVAMTRTIMRWLYYKLFEDIIVKKLNAITPQENQHISNIYGFECMPNNSFEQLLINLANEKLQQFFVHHLIVAEQEKYCDEQINWKPIKVKTGNKVIQCITGKGVPAVLPYLVDVGRLASSDLTEAEKSHELLFYKKLGTVHEAHKDICFLDSTGKTGDMYFSIHHFAGTVTYDVNGWLLKDNDKVDPEVYKCMMKSNNTHVRHFASLSQEKETGFGRFTPISQRFVSDVDRLLLDMSKTDISFIRCFSPNEKQKSHCFDGSYVLRQMEQSGTIELLHVCQSGYSFHHHYTTLHRPFQNLLWHVLFSKTSHTCENFPLLNSAKHLVNTFLYVFIPEQRDLWEMGLSMLFARHPLSENLSQLIHVNISSHPHAEKILSNFQWRTPSYTSFLEIYHSLALRPWRSILRPIVMVLKIFRTARFYCVDKAVKYIPQKLYFAYWKEFIQANKKLLQPIYEHSPQAVSVDTKYVSPWFFTWRHKMFLIPSTTSTLFFDGSNLWIVDNDKESHAKRLFFYQLYNLKNTTQRLCGPTVKKLFLKNAASPQEDFVLGICQHPQKKSLYSVITKRNCLYFFTLVSSLETKKGTSTGKTFHGCYHKKKKDRKRCLDMRQVFIRLFQNHPLVDIHSLHFLQLFFPFNNNENIIITLWSFHRKSQWKAIPKEFLILMIDTFSNGHVNSLFYGKLPSLHVVHNSIQLVGPKRWTLAFPCYADISIRPSYKALLENSICVPLVSNRGFIWAGAGFLKLFGFSHIFNMTERAVNIQLHWDSEAILHPRPFQNHSEKTLRNTWNYWIFNAIHLPLQKQFITEQSHDAHVYKTCDNLNTTDHVTPRNSSVADSFEKILLTSLRGDMLVLSLSLVNTCLKCDYIKPFQGFHHRHGLLHVHHLSGNEWTISLLRITNSGSLEHLILKNLLEMSYEDNSNLNITPNFHVEHTMTNPAKFTCVQFYNVDQKIHCTAADLVSGMIKTWSLTVSPSFNIIYKCGTALRYSRHQQIEDVFCKKMS
- the LOC128883405 gene encoding uncharacterized protein LOC128883405 isoform X3, with protein sequence MSSPHEINGKIDGSVLKNCISKQETCPCLGSIPGFFWVDDKTIGASQGFTFAYIEKTSTPSTVKIIIFSYNIDGHFDCRKAMKWVEYLSRKRKIESENTQLEYNVPNCTFYVQEKCLKTICSIKPLMKDDIFLSIVKGYNNKIDEETQNTFFNFYKVDNCINLLTIAPSSVLLTLRLRYFASPKPLVYTFAGSVLLCINPFSQEPYNFNAAQIFKNETTNIFELPPHPFTISEKCFRRLCVNSVKQTIIISGDSGAGKTETAKLLMNYLAARNYICSADPNEDIYTCHDEIYQKLSRMNPILECFGNAVTCRNNNSSRFGRLNKLYFRNGILKGSGVKTYLLERSRITHPDNDERNFHIFYALLKGGDQTLLRDLGLTSDGKVYNILPNFNGVTYGISYDTDKNNFNLLEKSLLAHDFTSCEIIDIYRIVAGILHLSRLTQSDLETFEMLKENDVMNIATTVLGIPLNDFASLICTRKICRGGDMTPRPLCARVAMTRTIMRWLYYKLFEDIIVKKLNAITPQENQHISILDIYGFECMPNNSFEQLLINLANEKLQQFFVHHLIVAEQEKYCDEQINWKPIKVKTGNKVIQCITGKGVPAVLPYLVDVGRLASSDLTEAEKSHELLFYKKLGTVHEAHKDICFLDSTGKTGDMYFSIHHFAGTVTYDVNGWLLKDNDKVDPEVYKCMMKSNNTHVRHFASLSQEKETGFGRFTPISQRFVSDVDRLLLDMSKTDISFIRCFSPNEKQKSHCFDGSYVLRQMEQSGTIELLHVCQSGYSFHHHYTTLHRPFQNLLWHVLFSKTSHTCENFPLLNSAKHLVNTFLYVFIPEQRDLWEMGLSMLFARHPLSENLSQLIHVNISSHPHAEKILSNFQWRTPSYTSFLEIYHSLALRPWRSILRPIVMVLKIFRTARFYCVDKAVKYIPQKLYFAYWKEFIQANKKLLQPIYEHSPQAVSVDTKYVSPWFFTWRHKMFLIPSTTSTLFFDGSNLWIVDNDKESHAKRLFFYQLYNLKNTTQRLCGPTVKKLFLKNAASPQEDFVLGICQHPQKKSLYSVITKRNCLYFFTLVSSLETKKGTSTGKTFHGCYHKKKKDRKRCLDMRQVFIRLFQNHPLVDIHSLHFLQLFFPFNNNENIIITLWSFHRKSQWKAIPKEFLILMIDTFSNGHVNSLFYGKLPSLHVVHNSIQLVGPKRWTLAFPCYADISIRPSYKALLENSICVPLVSNRGFIWAGAGFLKLFGFSHIFNMTERAVNIQLHWDSEAILHPRPFQNHSEKTLRNTWNYWIFNAIHLPLQKQFITEQSHDAHVYKTCDNLNTTDHVTPRNSSVADSFEKILLTSLRGDMLVLSLSLVNTCLKCDYIKPFQGFHHRHGLLHVHHLSGNEWTISLLRITNSGSLEHLILKNLLEMSYEDNSNLNITPNFHVEHTMTNPAKFTCVQFYNVDQKIHCTAADLVSGMIKTWSLTVSPSFNIIYKCGTALRYSRHQQIEDVFCKKMS
- the LOC128883405 gene encoding uncharacterized protein LOC128883405 isoform X4, whose amino-acid sequence is MSSPHEINGKIDGSVLKNCISKQETCPCLGSIPGFFWVDDKTIGASQGFTFAYIEKTSTPSTVKIIIFSYNIDGHFDCRKAMKWVEYLSRKRKIESENTQLEYNVPNCTFYVQEKCLKTICSIKPLMKDDIFLSIVKGYNNKIDEETQNTFFNFYKVDNCINLLTIAPSSVLLTLRLRYFASPKPLVYTFAGSVLLCINPFSQEPYNFNAAQIFKNETTNIFELPPHPFTISEKCFRRLCVNSVKQTIIISGDSGAGKTETAKLLMNYLAARNYICSADPNEDIYTCHDEIYQKLSRMNPILECFGNAVTCRNNNSSRFGRLNKLYFRNGILKGSGVKTYLLERSRITHPDNDERNFHIFYALLKGGDQTLLRDLGLTSDGKVYNILPNFNGVTYGISSLDDTDKNNFNLLEKSLLAHDFTSCEIIDIYRIVAGILHLSRLTQSDLETFEMLKENDVMNIATTVLGIPLNDFASLICTRKICRGGDMTPRPLCARVAMTRTIMRWLYYKLFEDIIVKKLNAITPQENQHISILDIYGFECMPNNSFEQLLINLANEKLQQFFVHHLIVAEQEKYCDEQINWKPIKVKTGNKVIQCITGKGVPAVLPYLVDVGRLASSDLTEAEKSHELLFYKKLGTVHEAHKDICFLDSTGKTGDMYFSIHHFAGTVTYDVNGWLLKDNDKVDPEVYKCMMKSNNTHVRHFASLSQEKETGFGRFTPISQRFVSDVDRLLLDMSKTDISFIRCFSPNEKQKSHCFDGSYVLRQMEQSGTIELLHVCQSGYSFHHHYTTLHRPFQNLLWHVLFSKTSHTCENFPLLNSAKHLVNTFLYVFIPEQRDLWEMGLSMLFARHPLSENLSQLIHVNISSHPHAEKILSNFQWRTPSYTSFLEIYHSLALRPWRSILRPIVMVLKIFRTARFYCVDKAVKYIPQKLYFAYWKEFIQANKKLLQPIYEHSPQAVSVDTKYVSPWFFTWRHKMFLIPSTTSTLFFDGSNLWIVDNDKESHAKRLFFYQLYNLKNTTQRLCGPTVKKLFLKNAASPQEDFVLGICQHPQKKSLYSVITKRNCLYFFTLVSSLETKKGTSTALTQSVCTEKDRKRCLDMRQVFIRLFQNHPLVDIHSLHFLQLFFPFNNNENIIITLWSFHRKSQWKAIPKEFLILMIDTFSNGHVNSLFYGKLPSLHVVHNSIQLVGPKRWTLAFPCYADISIRPSYKALLENSICVPLVSNRGFIWAGAGFLKLFGFSHIFNMTERAVNIQLHWDSEAILHPRPFQNHSEKTLRNTWNYWIFNAIHLPLQKQFITEQSHDAHVYKTCDNLNTTDHVTPRNSSVADSFEKILLTSLRGDMLVLSLSLVNTCLKCDYIKPFQGFHHRHGLLHVHHLSGNEWTISLLRITNSGSLEHLILKNLLEMSYEDNSNLNITPNFHVEHTMTNPAKFTCVQFYNVDQKIHCTAADLVSGMIKTWSLTVSPSFNIIYKCGTALRYSRHQQIEDVFCKKMS
- the LOC128883405 gene encoding uncharacterized protein LOC128883405 isoform X1, which encodes MSSPHEINGKIDGSVLKNCISKQETCPCLGSIPGFFWVDDKTIGASQGFTFAYIEKTSTPSTVKIIIFSYNIDGHFDCRKAMKWVEYLSRKRKIESENTQLEYNVPNCTFYVQEKCLKTICSIKPLMKDDIFLSIVKGYNNKIDEETQNTFFNFYKVDNCINLLTIAPSSVLLTLRLRYFASPKPLVYTFAGSVLLCINPFSQEPYNFNAAQIFKNETTNIFELPPHPFTISEKCFRRLCVNSVKQTIIISGDSGAGKTETAKLLMNYLAARNYICSADPNEDIYTCHDEIYQKLSRMNPILECFGNAVTCRNNNSSRFGRLNKLYFRNGILKGSGVKTYLLERSRITHPDNDERNFHIFYALLKGGDQTLLRDLGLTSDGKVYNILPNFNGVTYGISSLDDTDKNNFNLLEKSLLAHDFTSCEIIDIYRIVAGILHLSRLTQSDLETFEMLKENDVMNIATTVLGIPLNDFASLICTRKICRGGDMTPRPLCARVAMTRTIMRWLYYKLFEDIIVKKLNAITPQENQHISILDIYGFECMPNNSFEQLLINLANEKLQQFFVHHLIVAEQEKYCDEQINWKPIKVKTGNKVIQCITGKGVPAVLPYLVDVGRLASSDLTEAEKSHELLFYKKLGTVHEAHKDICFLDSTGKTGDMYFSIHHFAGTVTYDVNGWLLKDNDKVDPEVYKCMMKSNNTHVRHFASLSQEKETGFGRFTPISQRFVSDVDRLLLDMSKTDISFIRCFSPNEKQKSHCFDGSYVLRQMEQSGTIELLHVCQSGYSFHHHYTTLHRPFQNLLWHVLFSKTSHTCENFPLLNSAKHLVNTFLYVFIPEQRDLWEMGLSMLFARHPLSENLSQLIHVNISSHPHAEKILSNFQWRTPSYTSFLEIYHSLALRPWRSILRPIVMVLKIFRTARFYCVDKAVKYIPQKLYFAYWKEFIQANKKLLQPIYEHSPQAVSVDTKYVSPWFFTWRHKMFLIPSTTSTLFFDGSNLWIVDNDKESHAKRLFFYQLYNLKNTTQRLCGPTVKKLFLKNAASPQEDFVLGICQHPQKKSLYSVITKRNCLYFFTLVSSLETKKGTSTGKTFHGCYHKKKKDRKRCLDMRQVFIRLFQNHPLVDIHSLHFLQLFFPFNNNENIIITLWSFHRKSQWKAIPKEFLILMIDTFSNGHVNSLFYGKLPSLHVVHNSIQLVGPKRWTLAFPCYADISIRPSYKALLENSICVPLVSNRGFIWAGAGFLKLFGFSHIFNMTERAVNIQLHWDSEAILHPRPFQNHSEKTLRNTWNYWIFNAIHLPLQKQFITEQSHDAHVYKTCDNLNTTDHVTPRNSSVADSFEKILLTSLRGDMLVLSLSLVNTCLKCDYIKPFQGFHHRHGLLHVHHLSGNEWTISLLRITNSGSLEHLILKNLLEMSYEDNSNLNITPNFHVEHTMTNPAKFTCVQFYNVDQKIHCTAADLVSGMIKTWSLTVSPSFNIIYKCGTALRYSRHQQIEDVFCKKMS